Proteins encoded within one genomic window of Setaria italica strain Yugu1 chromosome IV, Setaria_italica_v2.0, whole genome shotgun sequence:
- the LOC101778789 gene encoding BTB/POZ domain-containing protein At2g04740, translating into MDSKTDVELRGLDIDVELDPEDLQPSVPLKKVPGGDLFEAARAGDCDRLALLLEAGANVNARDRWDSVALYYACLAGHAEAARMLLEAGAVCAERTFDGDRCHYAALNLRLRWLLKSFEARPPPLAPLPAALRATFLACPANRAAFLEMLQGSAGAEATALAAAAGFGPKDDPSSACLFPPDITFYLDGKPVEAHRVILCARSPFFEKKFKTDWKDRKEVRFSNQKLYYGALYSLIHFFYSDRLEVAVDDMENLARACKVCKCEELQKILDSEVVHQKYAEYKSARELDLDNSQKRFILQAQSLPEEDRLPSTLQRILHTCLANSREEGYYSEDSNEMRKNLEEDLADLYIKVGDKVFHCHMVILASRSEYFRARLSRTVDFLEGSSGFQAAQNLPLLEEHDLSAEAFEKMLEYMYTDKLEHLDPDQAEELFDVASRYLLFPLKRVVADMLLPYLEHVSPAELCRWLMLSDIYGVMKIREYILDIIACNFEMFAGTLEFRALLLTLPPPSGDDSLRTTRPSAPGTAGNTDQGNILDDLREKWLEAEGAELDERDESAALFDKRLETLMLVAEKEAVDEDA; encoded by the exons ATGGACTCGAAGACGGATGTCGAGCTCCGCGGCCTCGACATCGATGTAGAACTCGACCCAGAGGACCTCCAGCCGTCGGTGCCCCTCAAGAAGGTTCCCGGCGGCGACCTCTTcgaggcggcgcgggcgggggaCTGCGACCGCCTCGCCCTTCTCCTCGAGGCCGGCGCAAATGTCAACGCGCGCGACCGCTGGGATTCCGTCGCACTCTACTACGCCTGCCTCGCGGGCCACGCCGAGGCCGCGCGGATGCTGCTCGAGGCCGGCGCCGTCTGCGCCGAGCGCACCTTCGATGGCGACCGGTGCCACTACGCCGCGCTCAACCTTCGCCTCCGCTGGCTGCTCAAGTCGTTCGAAGCccggccgccaccgctcgcGCCGCTCCCCGCCGCGCTCCGGGCAACGTTTCTCGCCTGCCCCGCCAACCGCGCCGCCTTCCTCGAGATGCTCCAGGGGAGCGCCGGCGCCGAAGCCACCGCCCTCGCCGCAGCCGCTG GATTTGGTCCAAAGGATGATCCATCAAGTGCTTGCCTTTTCCCTCCCGATATTACATTCTACCTGGATGGAAAACCAGTTGAAGCTCACCGTGTCATCCTTTGTGCCCGATCTcctttctttgaaaagaagttCAAGACAGACTGGAAAGACAGGAAGGAAGTGAGATTTTCTAACCAAAAGTTGTATTATGGTGCCTTATACAGCCTCATCCATTTCTTCTATTCTGATAGACTGGAGGTAGCTGTGGACGACATGGAAAATTTGGCGCGGGCATGCAAAGTTTGCAAGTGTGAGGAATTACAAAAGATTTTGGATAGTGAAGTTGTGCATCAGAAGTATGCAGAATACAAGTCGGCAAGAGAATTGGATTTGGACAATTCACAGAAACGATTCATTTTACAAGCACAGTCCTTGCCTGAGGAAGATCGCCTTCCATCAACGTTGCAGCGTATTCTGCATACTTGTCTAGCTAACTCAAGAGAAGAAGGCTATTATAGTGAGGATTCAAATGAGATGCGCAAAAACTTGGAGGAGGATCTTGCCGATCTTTATATAAAAGTAGGTGATAAGGTTTTCCATTGTCATATGGTGATTTTGGCCTCGAGGTCAGAGTACTTTAGAGCCAGGCTATCTCGAACTGTTGATTTCCTTGAAGGTAGCAGTGGATTTCAAGCAGCTCAAAACCTTCCACTTCTTGAGGAGCATGACTTGAGTGCAGAAGCATTCGAAAAGATGCTGGAATACAT GTATACTGATAAGCTTGAGCATTTGGATCCTGATCAG GCTGAAGAACTATTTGATGTTGCATCGAGGTACTTGTTGTTTCCCCTTAAGCGGGTTGTAGCTGATATGCTGTTGCCATATCTCGAACATGTTTCGCCTGCAGAATTGTGCCGCTGGTTGATGCTGTCAGACAT ATATGGTGTCATGAAAATAAGGGAGTACATCTTGGATATCATTGCCTGCAACTTCGAGATGTTTGCAGGCACTCTAGAGTTCCGGGCCTTGCTTTTGACTCTCCCACCGCCATCTGGAGACGACTCATTGCGGACAACTCGTCCCAGTGCACCTGGGACTGCAGGCAACACTGATCAAGGCAACATTCTTGATGATTTGCGCGAGAAGTGGTTAGAAGCAGAGGGTGCTGAGCTTGACGAGAGGGATGAGAGTGCAGCTCTGTTTGATAAACGACTGGAGACGCTTATGCTTGTTGCTGAGAAAGAAGCTGTTGATGAAGACGCCTGA